A single genomic interval of Pangasianodon hypophthalmus isolate fPanHyp1 chromosome 8, fPanHyp1.pri, whole genome shotgun sequence harbors:
- the adora1b gene encoding adenosine receptor A1b → MPDDHYAAQALYIGMEVLIAVSSVIGNVMVIWAVKINRSLRDTTFWFIVSLAVADIAVGALVIPLAITISIGLQTHFYSCLLVACTVLVLTQSSILALLAIAIDRYLRVKIPTSYKRVVTPRRVGLAVVACWAVAFIVGMTPMLGWNKLHNLEQQNGSLSSDLIITCQFENVISMEYMVYFNFFGWVLPPLLLMLGIYTEIFYMIHKQLNKKVSTSHTDPNKYYDKELKLAKSLALVLFLFAVSWLPLHILNCITLFCPKCEKPILLLYIAILLTHGNSAVNPIVYAFRIKKFRTAFQRIWKQYFCCKEASPIEMQMSERLDKDNYSHAPQTAFHVDHNNI, encoded by the exons ATGCCAGACGACCACTACGCAGCTCAAGCCCTCTACATAGGCATGGAGGTGCTGATCGCCGTGTCCTCGGTGATCGGAAACGTGATGGTGATTTGGGCGGTTAAAATAAACCGGTCACTGAGAGACACAACTTTCTGGTTCATTGTATCTCTGGCTGTGGCCGACATCGCGGTGGGAGCTCTCGTCATCCCGCTCGCCATCACCATCAGTATCGGACTCCAGACTCACTTCTACAGCTGTTTGCTGGTGGCGTGCACAGTGCTGGTGCTCACTCAGAGCTCCATCCTCGCCCTGCTCGCCATCGCCATTGACCGATACCTCAGAGTAAAGATCCCGaccag TTACAAACGAGTGGTCACTCCAAGACGAGTGGGATTAGCGGTGGTCGCATGCTGGGCAGTAGCCTTCATAGTTGGCATGACTCCTATGCTCGGCTGGAACAAGTTACACAACCTCGAGCAACAAAATGGCTCACTCAGCAGTGACCTGATCATCACCTGCCAGTTTGAGAACGTCATCAGTATGGAATACATGGTTTACTTCAATTTTTTCGGCTGGGTGCTGCCACCGCTGCTCCTTATGCTTGGCATCTACACGGAGATCTTCTACATGATTCACAAGCAGTTGAACAAGAAGGTGAGCACAAGCCACACTGACCCAAACAAGTACTACGATAAAGAATTGAAGCTGGCAAAGTCACTCGCCCTTGTCCTGTTCCTGTTTGCTGTCAGTTGGCTCCCGCTTCATATTCTGAACTGCATCACACTCTTCTGCCCTAAGTGTGAGAAACCCATATTGCTCCTCTATATCGCCATCTTACTTACTCATGGCAACTCAGCAGTGAACCCTATCGTCTATGCTTTCCGCATTAAAAAGTTTCGCACCGCGTTCCAAAGGATCTGGAAGCAGTATTTCTGCTGTAAGGAGGCTTCTCCCATTGAAATGCAAATGAGTGAACGACTGGATAAGGATAATTACAGCCACGCTCCTCAGACTGCGTTTCACGTGGATCACAATAACATTTAA